The Candidatus Acidulodesulfobacterium acidiphilum genome includes a window with the following:
- a CDS encoding plasma-membrane proton-efflux P-type ATPase — translation MDKEIKGLSSSEAEELTKRYGLNEIKEKKKHPVEIFLLKFWNPVAWMLEFTFIIELILGKNIEAYIIIGLILFNAIISFQQENKAEKALELLKKQLKIISKVLRDGKWIKLSAEQLVPGDIIHVRMGDLVPADTEIISGNVLVDQSALTGESQPVDRNEGGLIYSGSVIKRGEATCKVTATGEKSYFGKTAELIKSAKTKGHIEELILKIVRYFIMIDGILVVLILAYALIYKLNFAEMLPFALILLVASIPVALPVTFTLATALASMELASRGILVTHLSAIEDIASMEELCSDKTGTLTANKLSLTAFKPLEPFGENELFAYAAAASDESTQDPIDLSILSYIKNNKLNLPEIGKTVKFIPFDPQTKRAEAVMETYKNGEKNLITSIKGSPIIVAKNLDETGAKILSEESEKLEAMGYRVIAVTIKNEENKYFPVGILGLSDPPRDDSKELLKELKDLGIRVRMVTGDTELTAKTTARLIGLGDGVCTKEKFKNPSGCDVFAGVFPEDKFHLVQGLQKLKKITGMTGDGVNDAPALKQAEVGIAVANATDVAKASASLILTEPGLANIVDAVKYGRMVYRRMLTYTLNKISKTFQVALFLSLGLIFFGKFVTTPKLILILIFANDFVTMSIAKDNAVYSNKPDKWKIKLIVSASLIIAGAWLIYSFISYYIGYYVIGMNMPEVQTFAFLSLVFSAQATVYLVREERHFWSSKPGNYLMLASALDLIIITLMAGFGILMAKVPFTYIFILLVATFIYMVALDYVKKPLMEKLR, via the coding sequence ATGGACAAAGAAATAAAAGGGCTATCGTCTTCCGAAGCCGAAGAGTTAACTAAAAGGTACGGCTTAAACGAAATAAAAGAGAAAAAAAAGCATCCGGTTGAAATTTTTCTATTAAAATTTTGGAATCCTGTAGCATGGATGCTGGAGTTTACTTTTATAATCGAATTAATATTAGGAAAAAACATAGAAGCATATATTATTATCGGTTTAATCTTATTTAACGCTATTATATCGTTTCAACAGGAGAACAAGGCGGAAAAAGCTCTGGAGCTTTTAAAAAAACAGTTAAAAATTATATCAAAGGTTTTAAGGGATGGAAAGTGGATCAAATTAAGCGCCGAACAATTAGTTCCAGGCGATATAATTCATGTAAGAATGGGTGATTTGGTTCCGGCGGATACCGAAATTATTTCCGGAAACGTATTGGTCGACCAGTCGGCATTAACCGGAGAATCACAGCCGGTGGACAGAAACGAAGGCGGACTTATATATTCCGGTTCAGTCATTAAAAGAGGGGAAGCCACCTGCAAGGTTACGGCGACCGGAGAAAAAAGCTATTTCGGGAAAACGGCGGAACTTATAAAATCGGCAAAAACTAAGGGTCACATAGAAGAATTAATTCTAAAAATCGTACGCTATTTTATTATGATTGACGGCATTCTCGTAGTTTTAATACTTGCATACGCCCTTATATACAAATTGAATTTTGCCGAAATGCTGCCTTTTGCTTTAATCCTCTTAGTAGCGTCTATACCGGTCGCCCTGCCGGTTACTTTTACTTTGGCTACGGCGCTTGCTTCTATGGAACTTGCAAGCAGGGGAATATTGGTAACGCATCTTTCTGCAATAGAAGATATTGCCTCTATGGAAGAATTATGTTCCGATAAAACAGGCACATTAACGGCAAATAAACTTTCTCTTACAGCTTTTAAACCGCTTGAACCTTTCGGCGAAAATGAACTTTTTGCATACGCAGCGGCGGCATCGGACGAGTCTACGCAGGACCCGATAGATTTATCCATACTGTCTTATATAAAAAACAATAAATTAAATCTGCCTGAAATAGGAAAAACAGTTAAATTTATACCTTTTGACCCGCAGACTAAAAGAGCCGAAGCAGTAATGGAAACATACAAAAACGGAGAAAAAAATTTAATAACGTCCATAAAAGGTTCTCCTATAATAGTCGCAAAAAATTTGGATGAAACCGGAGCTAAAATATTGTCGGAAGAATCGGAAAAATTAGAGGCTATGGGGTATCGGGTAATAGCTGTAACGATAAAAAACGAAGAAAATAAATATTTTCCGGTGGGAATCCTTGGACTGTCCGACCCTCCAAGGGACGACTCTAAAGAACTGCTAAAAGAACTTAAAGATTTAGGAATAAGGGTTAGAATGGTAACCGGCGATACGGAGCTTACGGCTAAAACGACTGCCCGCTTAATAGGACTTGGAGACGGCGTATGCACGAAGGAAAAATTTAAAAATCCATCCGGTTGCGATGTGTTTGCGGGAGTTTTCCCTGAAGACAAGTTTCATCTCGTACAGGGTTTGCAGAAACTAAAAAAGATTACAGGAATGACCGGCGACGGAGTAAACGATGCGCCTGCGCTTAAACAGGCGGAGGTCGGCATTGCCGTAGCTAATGCTACGGACGTTGCAAAGGCATCGGCTAGCCTGATATTGACGGAACCGGGTCTTGCAAATATCGTGGATGCCGTAAAATACGGCAGAATGGTATACAGGAGAATGCTTACTTATACTTTAAATAAAATATCAAAAACCTTTCAGGTTGCTCTTTTTTTGAGTTTAGGTCTTATATTTTTCGGGAAGTTCGTTACTACCCCGAAACTTATTCTTATACTGATTTTTGCTAACGATTTTGTAACTATGTCCATAGCTAAAGACAATGCCGTATATTCCAATAAACCTGATAAATGGAAAATAAAACTTATAGTATCGGCATCTCTTATAATAGCAGGGGCATGGCTGATTTATTCTTTTATTTCATATTATATAGGATATTACGTTATAGGAATGAATATGCCGGAGGTTCAAACGTTTGCATTTTTATCGCTTGTATTCAGCGCACAGGCGACGGTATATTTAGTAAGGGAAGAACGTCATTTCTGGAGTTCTAAACCGGGAAACTATTTAATGCTGGCAAGCGCTTTAGATTTAATAATTATAACTTTAATGGCCGGTTTCGGCATACTTATGGCTAAAGTTCCTTTCACATATATATTTATACTGCTTGTTGCAACTTTTATTTATATGGTTGCATTAGACTACGTCAAGAAACCCCTGATGGAAAAACTCAGATAA
- a CDS encoding 4Fe-4S dicluster domain-containing protein, with product MSKKLTNLEEDLKKNQIEIMLYPSKCDGCESEGFAACVKACESHMAEKYGSKYTGARINIKKKGNKFFPLICHNCDEAPCVDACMPGARYKDLESGWTVTNYKKCVGCWMCVMSCPFGAIERIGKGHFASKCDGCSDEDTPKCVEACKKGALKRIGIKNYSYERRLSVAKKIYGPYIKSIVK from the coding sequence ATGAGTAAAAAACTTACCAATTTAGAGGAAGATTTAAAGAAAAATCAAATAGAAATAATGCTCTATCCTTCAAAATGCGACGGATGCGAAAGCGAAGGTTTTGCGGCATGCGTAAAAGCATGCGAATCGCATATGGCTGAAAAATACGGCTCAAAATATACTGGAGCCAGAATAAATATAAAAAAGAAAGGAAACAAATTTTTCCCTCTGATATGCCACAATTGCGACGAAGCGCCATGCGTCGATGCATGTATGCCGGGTGCAAGATATAAAGACTTGGAATCGGGATGGACGGTAACAAACTATAAAAAATGCGTCGGATGCTGGATGTGCGTAATGTCGTGTCCGTTCGGAGCTATAGAAAGAATAGGAAAAGGCCATTTTGCTTCAAAATGCGACGGCTGTTCGGACGAGGATACCCCTAAATGCGTAGAAGCCTGTAAAAAAGGGGCGTTAAAAAGAATAGGAATTAAAAATTATTCATATGAAAGAAGGCTTTCCGTCGCAAAAAAAATATACGGACCTTATATAAAATCAATAGTTAAGTAA
- a CDS encoding radical SAM protein, with the protein MKQYLFELFENKEYDSNFERFKFKIPSLRVSLSGKCNENCFYCHNEGVPKKISSTIQTGDIINVVYSLKNFGLKKIKFTGGEPLLYKDLKNLLYKVKHINDLKLYITTNGTLIRKRIKDLSPNIIDKISVSLDTLDPRFYKYITGKDYLYEVLSGLKILKDYGYNVEIDAVLLKKINSAKSSLNKLIDYCINNDFDLQFIELSNETDETSYSKFYADPYLTLKKAGLDFLNDDTNDRQFFKIKNSKITLCRKVNDVCKSTGDRCSGMRLLPNGVLKNFYY; encoded by the coding sequence ATGAAACAGTATTTATTTGAATTATTTGAAAATAAAGAATACGATTCAAATTTCGAAAGATTTAAATTTAAAATCCCGTCCTTAAGAGTTTCTCTTTCAGGCAAATGCAACGAAAATTGTTTTTACTGCCATAACGAAGGAGTTCCCAAAAAAATTTCTTCGACTATTCAGACCGGAGATATAATAAACGTCGTATATTCGCTTAAAAATTTCGGACTTAAAAAAATTAAATTTACCGGCGGCGAACCTCTGCTCTATAAAGATTTAAAAAATCTTTTATATAAAGTCAAACATATCAATGACTTAAAGCTATATATTACTACGAACGGCACTCTTATAAGAAAAAGAATAAAAGATCTTAGCCCCAATATTATAGATAAAATATCGGTAAGCTTAGATACGTTAGATCCAAGGTTTTATAAATATATTACCGGAAAAGATTATCTATATGAAGTTCTTTCAGGTTTAAAAATTTTGAAAGATTATGGATACAATGTAGAAATAGATGCAGTTTTGCTAAAAAAAATAAATTCCGCAAAATCGTCTTTAAACAAATTAATAGATTATTGCATAAATAACGATTTCGATTTGCAGTTTATAGAATTATCTAACGAAACCGACGAAACTTCATATTCTAAGTTTTATGCCGACCCATACTTAACGTTAAAGAAAGCGGGATTAGATTTTTTAAACGACGATACTAATGACAGACAGTTTTTTAAAATTAAAAATTCTAAAATAACGCTATGCAGAAAGGTAAACGACGTCTGTAAATCTACCGGAGACAGATGCAGCGGCATGAGGCTTCTGCCCAACGGCGTTCTAAAAAATTTTTATTATTAA
- a CDS encoding molybdenum cofactor guanylyltransferase: MQKLSCIILAGGESKRFGENKAFFNFNGKSFIERAAETALKLSGDIIISARDKEGAERYSNELKKKLNINPHAIADDKNCGFIGPLRGIYSCIKHLKGKYVLVMECDAPLFNFSAANELIKKMEKEKVGAVLPLWPDSTVEPLLGIYNIKKTAAVLEMLNDYALNLEKNFPFKDSVNISRFLPSVYYYNILDIIKKNPDLKIEFFMNINSKEDIENYLAEKINTVKKKYAKSVKIRKANRFFNVKNPSGKPSGILANALYYWWIYSKTGNFIYLKKSYGYFKKDADKYYAGGLDFMGGKLIKTIRGDAGAFSQEICK, from the coding sequence ATGCAAAAATTAAGCTGTATAATACTTGCCGGCGGCGAATCTAAAAGATTCGGAGAAAATAAAGCTTTTTTTAATTTTAATGGAAAATCGTTTATAGAAAGAGCGGCGGAAACCGCATTAAAATTAAGCGGCGATATAATAATTTCGGCAAGAGATAAAGAAGGCGCAGAACGGTATAGCAACGAATTAAAAAAAAAATTGAATATAAATCCGCATGCAATAGCCGACGATAAAAACTGCGGTTTTATAGGGCCTCTTAGAGGAATTTACAGTTGCATTAAGCATCTTAAAGGCAAATATGTCCTTGTTATGGAGTGCGACGCGCCTTTATTTAATTTTTCGGCGGCAAACGAACTTATAAAAAAAATGGAGAAGGAGAAAGTCGGTGCGGTACTGCCTTTATGGCCGGATTCCACCGTAGAACCCCTCCTTGGAATTTATAATATAAAGAAGACGGCTGCGGTTTTAGAAATGCTGAACGATTATGCGTTGAATCTAGAAAAAAATTTTCCTTTTAAGGATTCGGTGAATATTTCAAGATTTTTGCCGTCCGTATATTACTATAATATATTAGATATTATAAAAAAAAATCCGGATTTAAAAATTGAATTTTTTATGAATATTAATTCTAAGGAAGATATTGAAAATTACTTGGCGGAGAAAATTAATACCGTTAAAAAAAAATACGCAAAAAGCGTTAAAATAAGAAAGGCAAACAGATTTTTCAACGTAAAAAATCCGTCGGGAAAACCGTCGGGCATACTTGCAAACGCGCTTTATTATTGGTGGATATATTCAAAAACGGGAAATTTCATATATTTAAAAAAGTCATACGGCTATTTTAAAAAAGACGCCGACAAATATTACGCAGGCGGATTAGATTTTATGGGCGGAAAATTAATTAAAACGATTCGAGGAGATGCAGGCGCATTTAGCCAAGAAATATGCAAGTAA
- a CDS encoding NAD(P)/FAD-dependent oxidoreductase, with protein sequence MKYVIIGNSYAGLSCADAIRRFDKSGEVVIISDENYRAYARPLISYYLEGKTTDETIWYKEDDYYEKNNFDLMLGKKVVSVDTSAKRLVLDDGAAVNYDKLFIGPGGTPFIPPTEGFNPDSPMMGTFTRFDDAKKMEKAAKMSKRKEAIVVGGGLIGLKASEGLRALGLHTTIVELLPRVLGLALDEVSGNITSKKLNENGIDTATGETVTKINLDESGNPVSVLLKSGKELPADIVVVGVGVRPNVAFLEGSGIKIDRGIIVDKTMMTSVKDVYAGGDAAVIYDVINKRPNIIAIVPLACEEGRVAGTNMAGVYREYPGGMGLNSVEIYGLPIVTIGLTNPSNETQNVYVFQDDKIYRKLVYDGEVLVGAILLGDISGSGILSAIIRQGLKCLKYKDEFLNGNIYSFVIDNEFEIYNINEGYAIRGDFEDLPEFSRTNWR encoded by the coding sequence ATGAAATACGTTATTATAGGAAATTCATACGCGGGCTTATCCTGCGCCGATGCAATCAGGCGTTTCGACAAGTCCGGAGAAGTCGTAATAATATCTGACGAAAACTACAGGGCTTATGCAAGGCCTTTGATTTCATATTATTTGGAAGGAAAAACTACAGACGAAACAATATGGTATAAAGAAGACGATTATTACGAAAAAAATAATTTCGATTTAATGCTCGGGAAAAAAGTAGTTTCAGTAGATACTTCGGCTAAAAGGTTAGTTTTGGATGACGGAGCGGCCGTGAATTACGACAAACTTTTTATAGGTCCCGGCGGAACGCCTTTTATACCGCCGACGGAAGGATTTAACCCCGATTCTCCAATGATGGGTACTTTTACTCGATTCGACGACGCAAAAAAAATGGAAAAAGCCGCAAAAATGTCTAAAAGAAAAGAAGCGATAGTCGTAGGCGGCGGGCTTATAGGGCTTAAAGCATCCGAAGGTCTAAGGGCATTAGGCCTTCATACGACGATAGTAGAATTGTTGCCGAGAGTTCTAGGACTTGCCCTCGACGAAGTATCAGGAAATATTACTTCAAAAAAACTGAACGAAAACGGCATAGATACTGCTACGGGCGAAACTGTCACAAAAATTAATTTAGACGAGTCCGGTAATCCCGTCAGCGTATTATTGAAAAGCGGGAAAGAATTGCCTGCGGATATCGTAGTAGTCGGTGTAGGCGTCAGGCCTAACGTTGCATTTCTTGAAGGCAGCGGAATAAAAATAGACAGAGGCATAATAGTAGATAAAACTATGATGACGAGCGTTAAGGACGTATATGCCGGAGGGGACGCCGCCGTAATATATGACGTTATAAACAAGCGTCCAAATATAATAGCCATAGTTCCGCTTGCCTGTGAAGAAGGAAGGGTTGCAGGCACGAATATGGCGGGCGTTTACAGAGAATATCCTGGCGGTATGGGTTTAAATTCCGTCGAAATTTATGGACTTCCTATAGTAACTATAGGTTTAACCAATCCTTCTAACGAAACGCAGAATGTTTACGTATTTCAAGACGATAAGATTTACAGAAAATTAGTATATGATGGAGAAGTACTCGTAGGAGCTATACTACTAGGCGATATTTCCGGCAGCGGAATATTATCGGCAATTATAAGACAGGGATTAAAATGCCTAAAATATAAAGACGAATTTTTAAACGGCAACATATATTCATTCGTAATAGATAACGAATTTGAAATATACAATATAAATGAAGGCTATGCCATAAGGGGAGATTTCGAAGACCTTCCAGAATTTTCAAGGACTAACTGGCGGTAA